The following proteins are encoded in a genomic region of Variovorax paradoxus:
- a CDS encoding ABC transporter permease yields MSALPIPSSPAAAVDVKPLPMQRSRGYWTSALLRFTRDPIAMGAAFVVLLLIGLAVFGPWLAPADPYASSMLKRLKPIGTDGLPLGSDELGRDMLSRLIVGARLSLFIGITPVICAFVLGTVIGIVAGYAGGFTNTLIMRTIDVFYAFPSVLLAIALSGTLGAGVVNSLISLTIVFIPQIARVAESVTTQVRTRDYVEAARASGANPFTIVRVHVLGNVLGPIFVYATSLIAVSMILASGLSFLGLGVKPPEPEWGLMLNTLRTAIYVQPWVAALPGAMIFITSISFNLLSDGLRSAMDNKG; encoded by the coding sequence ATGAGCGCACTCCCCATCCCCTCCTCTCCTGCTGCAGCCGTTGACGTGAAGCCGCTGCCGATGCAGCGCTCGCGAGGCTACTGGACCTCGGCGCTGCTGCGCTTCACACGCGATCCGATCGCCATGGGTGCCGCCTTCGTGGTGCTGCTGCTGATCGGCTTGGCCGTGTTCGGCCCCTGGCTCGCGCCGGCCGACCCCTACGCCTCGTCGATGCTCAAGCGGCTCAAGCCCATCGGCACCGATGGCTTGCCGCTGGGCAGCGACGAGCTGGGCCGCGACATGCTGTCGCGCCTGATCGTCGGCGCGCGGCTGTCGCTGTTCATCGGCATCACGCCCGTGATCTGCGCCTTCGTGCTCGGCACGGTGATCGGCATCGTGGCGGGGTATGCGGGCGGCTTCACCAACACGCTGATCATGCGCACCATCGATGTGTTCTACGCCTTTCCCTCGGTGCTGCTGGCGATTGCGCTGTCGGGCACGCTGGGCGCGGGCGTGGTCAACTCGCTGATCTCGCTCACCATCGTGTTCATCCCGCAGATTGCGCGCGTGGCCGAAAGCGTGACCACGCAGGTGCGCACGCGCGACTACGTGGAGGCGGCGCGCGCCTCGGGCGCGAACCCGTTCACCATCGTGCGGGTGCATGTGTTGGGCAACGTGCTCGGTCCGATCTTCGTCTACGCCACGAGCCTGATCGCGGTGTCGATGATCCTGGCCTCGGGCCTGTCGTTCCTGGGTCTGGGCGTGAAGCCGCCGGAGCCGGAGTGGGGGCTGATGCTCAACACGCTGCGCACGGCGATCTATGTGCAGCCGTGGGTTGCCGCTTTGCCGGGCGCGATGATCTTCATTACTTCGATCTCTTTCAATCTTCTGTCCGATGGGTTGCGGTCGGCGATGGACAACAAGGGATGA
- a CDS encoding ABC transporter ATP-binding protein — translation MDALKDIGGPAQPLLTITGLVKHFPLKKDPLGRGGGMVRAVDGVDFEVLKGETLGVVGESGCGKSTTARLLMQLIAPTRGEVIFDGREVGGRELPLKEFRRQVQMVFQDSYASLNPRLTIEDSVAFGPQVHGVSRRESVARARDLLARVGLEPQRFAERYPHELSGGQRQRVNIARALALQPRMVILDEAVSALDKSVEAQVINLLLDLKAEFGLTYLFISHDLNVVRYVSDRVMVMYLGQVAEIGPADALYDAPAHPYTRALLSSMPSMDPDNRTMEAALAGDPPNPINPPTGCRFHPRCALAAPVCSQVVPEPIATGSRHAASCLVHEQGSGHPMAVPLARAA, via the coding sequence ATGGACGCACTAAAGGACATCGGCGGCCCCGCACAACCGCTGCTCACCATCACCGGCCTGGTCAAGCACTTCCCACTCAAGAAAGACCCTTTGGGCCGCGGCGGTGGCATGGTGCGCGCCGTCGATGGGGTCGACTTCGAAGTGCTCAAGGGAGAGACGCTGGGCGTCGTCGGCGAATCGGGATGCGGCAAATCGACCACGGCGCGGCTGCTGATGCAGCTCATTGCACCAACGCGGGGCGAAGTGATTTTCGATGGCCGCGAAGTCGGCGGCCGCGAACTTCCGCTCAAGGAGTTCCGGCGCCAGGTGCAGATGGTGTTCCAGGACAGCTATGCCTCGCTCAACCCGCGCCTCACCATCGAGGACTCGGTTGCCTTCGGCCCGCAAGTGCATGGCGTGAGCCGGCGTGAGTCGGTGGCGCGTGCGCGCGACCTGCTCGCGCGCGTGGGCCTGGAGCCGCAGCGCTTTGCCGAACGCTATCCGCATGAGCTTTCGGGCGGGCAGCGCCAGCGCGTCAACATCGCGCGCGCGCTGGCGCTGCAGCCGCGCATGGTGATCCTCGACGAAGCCGTGTCGGCGCTCGACAAGTCGGTGGAGGCGCAGGTCATCAACCTGCTGCTCGACCTCAAGGCCGAGTTCGGCCTGACCTATCTTTTCATCAGCCACGACCTCAACGTGGTGCGCTACGTCAGCGACCGCGTCATGGTCATGTACCTGGGCCAGGTGGCCGAGATCGGGCCGGCCGACGCGCTCTACGATGCGCCGGCGCATCCCTACACGCGCGCGCTGCTCTCGTCGATGCCCTCGATGGACCCCGACAACCGCACCATGGAAGCAGCGCTGGCCGGCGACCCGCCGAACCCGATCAATCCGCCCACGGGCTGCCGCTTTCATCCGCGCTGCGCACTGGCCGCGCCGGTGTGCAGCCAGGTGGTGCCCGAACCCATCGCCACGGGTTCGCGCCACGCGGCGAGTTGTCTCGTCCATGAACAAGGCAGCGGGCATCCGATGGCCGTGCCGCTGGCCAGGGCGGCGTGA
- a CDS encoding ABC transporter ATP-binding protein, protein MVRLRDLSVTFSGGRKPVHAVSGVSLEVQRGEVVALIGESGSGKSVTLRTLLRLHPERRTRMAGQVQVAGRDVLAMPARELDDFRGKVASMIFQEPLLALDPVYSVGAQIVESIRRHEKKVTASEAHQRALALFERVRIPSPERRLQAYPHEMSGGMRQRAMIALALACKPQLLLADEPTTALDATVQIQILLLLRELQRDLGLSVIFVTHDIGAAVEVADRIAVMYAGRIVEEGTARELIRSPRHPYTIALLKSRAHGALARGARLETIGGAPPDLSALPPGCAFAERCALATGACRTEQPPVIELAQNHRVRCIHTDAAASIAPTSVA, encoded by the coding sequence ATGGTCCGCCTGCGCGACCTCAGCGTGACCTTCTCCGGCGGCCGCAAGCCCGTGCATGCGGTCAGCGGCGTGAGCCTGGAAGTGCAGCGCGGCGAAGTGGTCGCGCTGATCGGCGAATCGGGCTCCGGCAAAAGCGTGACCCTGCGCACGCTGCTGCGCCTGCATCCCGAGCGCCGCACGCGCATGGCCGGGCAGGTGCAGGTGGCCGGGCGCGACGTGCTCGCGATGCCGGCGCGCGAGCTCGACGATTTCCGCGGCAAGGTCGCCTCGATGATCTTCCAGGAGCCGCTGCTCGCGCTCGACCCGGTGTATTCGGTCGGTGCGCAGATCGTCGAGTCGATCCGGCGGCACGAGAAGAAAGTGACGGCGTCCGAGGCGCATCAGCGTGCGCTCGCGCTGTTCGAACGTGTGCGCATTCCGAGTCCCGAACGACGGCTGCAGGCCTATCCGCACGAGATGTCGGGCGGCATGCGGCAGCGCGCGATGATTGCGCTGGCGCTGGCGTGCAAACCGCAGCTGCTGCTCGCCGACGAGCCGACCACCGCGCTCGACGCCACGGTGCAGATCCAGATCCTGCTTCTGCTGCGCGAACTGCAGCGCGACCTCGGGCTGTCGGTGATCTTCGTTACGCACGACATCGGCGCCGCGGTCGAGGTGGCCGACCGCATCGCCGTGATGTATGCGGGCCGCATCGTCGAGGAAGGCACGGCGCGCGAGCTGATCCGATCGCCGCGGCACCCCTACACCATCGCGCTGCTCAAGAGCCGCGCGCACGGGGCGCTGGCGCGCGGCGCGCGGCTGGAGACCATCGGCGGCGCGCCGCCCGATCTCTCGGCGCTGCCGCCGGGCTGCGCTTTTGCGGAGCGCTGCGCGCTGGCCACCGGCGCTTGCCGCACCGAGCAACCGCCCGTGATCGAGCTCGCGCAGAATCATCGCGTGCGCTGCATCCACACCGATGCCGCGGCCTCCATCGCGCCCACATCGGTCGCTTGA
- a CDS encoding amidase, translating into MPLHDPAHAFVPYPDAPVPRASTGLLADLSFAAKDLFDVAGYPTGGGSPIVLAMSGIKSRTAPTVQKLLDAGARFAGKTVTDELAFSMNGNNAHFGAPINGAAKDRITGGSSSGSASAVSSGLCDFALGTDTGGSVRAPANHCGLYGLRPTHGRVSLEGALDLAPSFDTCGWFARDIGTFARVADVLLGADAPDLPERVRLLGPDDVWGLAAPAATRALQGVVDRVQGLLGPAQGTTVAMESFDAMYWNFRYLQSREAWLTDGPLIERYAPPLGPGVAERFAWSRDVTDAQVATARVFRTAFRAHLAALLGTDGVLLIPTMPDIAPLRSEGEAGLEDYRNRAIRMLCIAGLSGFPQLSMPLASRDGAPLGLSLLGPAGSDRSLIRMAERIAAG; encoded by the coding sequence ATGCCCCTGCACGACCCCGCCCACGCCTTCGTTCCCTATCCCGACGCACCGGTGCCGCGCGCCTCGACCGGCCTCTTGGCCGATCTGAGCTTCGCGGCAAAAGACCTGTTCGACGTGGCCGGCTATCCCACCGGCGGCGGCAGCCCGATCGTGCTGGCGATGTCGGGCATCAAGAGCCGCACCGCGCCCACCGTCCAGAAGCTGCTCGACGCGGGCGCGCGCTTCGCGGGCAAGACCGTGACCGACGAACTCGCGTTCTCGATGAACGGCAACAACGCGCATTTCGGCGCGCCGATCAATGGCGCGGCCAAGGACCGTATCACCGGTGGGTCATCGTCGGGCTCGGCCTCGGCCGTGTCGTCGGGCCTGTGCGACTTCGCGCTCGGCACCGACACCGGCGGCTCGGTGCGCGCACCGGCCAACCACTGCGGCCTGTACGGACTGCGCCCGACGCACGGCCGGGTCAGCCTGGAGGGCGCGCTCGACCTTGCGCCGAGCTTCGACACCTGCGGCTGGTTCGCGCGCGACATCGGCACCTTCGCGCGCGTGGCCGACGTGCTGCTGGGCGCCGACGCACCGGACCTCCCCGAACGCGTGCGCCTTCTGGGGCCGGACGACGTGTGGGGCCTTGCAGCGCCCGCCGCGACCCGGGCGCTGCAAGGCGTGGTCGACCGTGTGCAGGGTCTGCTCGGACCCGCGCAAGGCACGACGGTGGCCATGGAATCGTTCGATGCGATGTACTGGAATTTTCGCTATCTGCAGTCGCGCGAGGCCTGGCTTACCGACGGCCCCCTCATCGAGCGCTATGCGCCGCCGCTGGGCCCGGGCGTGGCTGAGCGCTTTGCATGGTCGCGCGACGTGACCGATGCGCAGGTGGCGACTGCGCGCGTCTTTCGCACCGCGTTCCGCGCGCACCTGGCCGCACTGCTGGGCACCGACGGCGTGCTGCTGATCCCGACCATGCCCGACATCGCGCCGCTGCGCAGCGAGGGTGAGGCCGGCCTGGAGGACTACCGCAACCGCGCGATCCGGATGCTGTGCATCGCAGGCCTCAGCGGCTTTCCTCAGCTGTCGATGCCGCTGGCGTCGCGTGACGGCGCGCCGCTCGGCCTCTCCCTGCTCGGGCCGGCAGGCTCGGACCGCTCATTGATCCGGATGGCCGAGCGCATCGCCGCCGGCTGA
- a CDS encoding TfoX/Sxy family protein, giving the protein MWRGFAGVGDTALFTSGAWRQHIMSEASPQFIDFIVDRLSGIPRIAKTRFFGGTGLSADATQFAMIMGSTVYFVVNNNTRPKYEKLGSHCFAYNTKARRVQVRKYFEVPIEVIEDHEALVELAREAVRVAKSLATKKPAGKRA; this is encoded by the coding sequence GTGTGGCGCGGCTTCGCCGGAGTCGGCGACACTGCGCTCTTTACATCAGGCGCGTGGCGCCAGCACATCATGTCGGAAGCCTCGCCGCAGTTCATCGATTTCATCGTGGACCGACTCTCTGGAATCCCCCGCATCGCCAAGACGCGCTTCTTCGGCGGAACGGGGCTGTCGGCCGATGCCACGCAGTTCGCGATGATCATGGGCAGCACCGTTTACTTCGTGGTGAACAACAACACCCGGCCCAAGTACGAGAAGCTGGGCAGCCACTGCTTTGCCTACAACACCAAGGCCCGCCGGGTTCAGGTGCGGAAGTATTTCGAGGTTCCCATCGAGGTCATCGAAGATCACGAGGCGTTGGTGGAATTGGCCAGGGAGGCCGTGCGGGTGGCAAAAAGCCTCGCTACGAAGAAGCCCGCCGGCAAGCGCGCCTAG
- a CDS encoding ureidoglycolate lyase: MAGALKEKEFATLACRADVLQSTDRPSDPRHVFCCTRGMNDAFLHARMLLTVQPLTQQAFAPYGTVLAAPANAGRSINGGNAERFDLVGDLQLGSAGGRAMLALFRAQARRFPHEVTEMERHALGSQTFVPLGKRRFVIVVAQAGDAPSADTLAAFITDGLQGITLAPGTWHHALLAVDAGDFVVIERAAGAVDCELCALSASAVVDWKG; the protein is encoded by the coding sequence ATGGCTGGCGCACTGAAAGAGAAGGAGTTCGCGACTTTAGCCTGCCGTGCCGATGTCCTGCAGAGCACCGATCGTCCGAGTGACCCGCGGCATGTTTTCTGCTGTACTCGCGGCATGAACGATGCCTTTCTTCACGCTCGGATGCTGCTCACGGTGCAGCCATTGACGCAGCAGGCCTTCGCGCCCTACGGCACGGTACTGGCCGCGCCCGCGAACGCGGGCCGCTCGATCAACGGCGGCAATGCGGAGCGTTTCGACCTCGTCGGCGACCTGCAGCTTGGCAGCGCAGGCGGACGCGCGATGCTTGCGCTGTTCCGCGCGCAGGCACGTCGCTTCCCGCACGAGGTCACGGAGATGGAGCGCCACGCGCTCGGCAGCCAGACCTTCGTGCCGCTGGGAAAAAGGCGTTTTGTCATCGTCGTGGCGCAGGCCGGCGACGCTCCTTCGGCCGATACGCTTGCCGCGTTCATCACCGATGGCCTGCAGGGCATAACGCTCGCGCCCGGTACCTGGCACCACGCGCTGCTGGCGGTGGATGCGGGCGACTTCGTGGTGATTGAGCGCGCGGCTGGCGCTGTCGATTGCGAGCTCTGCGCGCTTTCGGCGTCGGCGGTCGTCGACTGGAAGGGCTAG
- a CDS encoding LysR family transcriptional regulator, translated as MDLQSLTLLVEILDAGNLSAAARRLKMSRANVSYHLNQLERSVGAQLVRRTTRRAEPTEIGLRLYQHGVAIQTELLAARESVTTLGQGLQGRVRLSVPSGYGQLVMAGWLIDFKRLYPGIVLDVVFENRIEDLLRDEVDIAIRVVPEPPQNLVARDLGPVRYVACASRDYAEKHPLPTQLDELQGAPVVTAAVIGRQLRVSAYQGENLGEVRREVILEPTLISENFLFLRQAILAGLGIGLVPDYVVQEDVRKGDVVTTLDDWRLSIFGTQMFMLYMPNRQHTRAIRTFIDFILERVRPAGAEPADQSQR; from the coding sequence ATGGACCTCCAATCGCTGACCCTGCTGGTGGAAATCCTCGACGCCGGCAACCTGAGCGCGGCCGCGCGCCGGCTCAAGATGAGCCGCGCCAATGTCAGCTACCACCTGAACCAGCTCGAGCGCTCGGTCGGCGCGCAGCTGGTGCGCCGCACCACGCGCCGCGCCGAGCCCACCGAGATCGGCCTGCGCCTGTACCAGCACGGCGTGGCCATCCAGACCGAGCTGCTGGCCGCGAGGGAATCGGTCACTACGCTGGGCCAGGGCCTGCAGGGCCGCGTGCGCCTGAGCGTGCCCAGCGGCTACGGCCAGCTTGTCATGGCCGGTTGGCTGATCGACTTCAAGCGGCTGTACCCCGGCATCGTGCTGGACGTGGTGTTCGAGAACCGCATCGAAGACCTGCTGCGCGACGAGGTCGACATTGCGATTCGCGTGGTGCCCGAACCGCCGCAGAACCTGGTGGCGCGCGACCTGGGGCCGGTGCGCTACGTGGCCTGCGCCTCACGAGACTACGCGGAAAAGCATCCGCTGCCCACGCAGCTCGACGAACTGCAGGGAGCGCCCGTGGTCACGGCCGCCGTCATCGGCCGGCAGCTGCGCGTGTCGGCCTACCAGGGCGAGAATCTGGGAGAGGTGCGGCGCGAGGTGATCCTGGAGCCGACCTTGATCTCGGAAAACTTCCTGTTCCTGCGCCAGGCCATCCTCGCCGGCCTGGGCATCGGCCTCGTCCCCGACTACGTGGTGCAGGAGGACGTGCGCAAGGGTGATGTGGTGACCACCCTCGACGACTGGCGCCTTTCGATCTTCGGCACGCAGATGTTCATGCTCTACATGCCCAACCGGCAGCACACGCGGGCCATCCGCACCTTCATCGACTTCATCCTGGAGCGGGTTCGGCCGGCCGGCGCGGAACCGGCCGATCAGTCGCAGCGGTAA
- a CDS encoding 3-hydroxyacyl-CoA dehydrogenase NAD-binding domain-containing protein has protein sequence MATTTPGNSTSSTSSAPVTYARQGEVFVVTIDSPPVNALGVEVRRGLVAAIEAAEADSGAAAVLIVGAGRNFIAGADIREFGKTPQPPSLPEVCLKIENCTKPVVAAVHGAALGGGLEVALSAHYRLASPTAKLGLPEVALGLLPGSGGTQRAPRLIGVKPALELMLSGRHAGAKEALSLGLIDRLGTEADARAEGLAYANELIAAQAPVRRTREAAGLADTEASRAALEAARIDTAKKSRGLFSPMKIIEAVEGALTLPFDEGMALERKLFLQCIDSPQRAGLIHAFFAEREVLKAPETKSASSRKLESAGIVGGGTMGAGIAVAMLDAGLPVTMIERDEPSLARGRQHVEKVYDGLIQKGRMTPEAKAAVMARFSGSTSYDALAQADIVVEAVFEDMGVKKAVFAELDRVCKRGAVLATNTSYLDIDEIAASISRPQDVVGLHFFSPANIMKLLEIVVPAKVSADVVATGFELAKKLKKVPVRAGVCDGFIGNRILAVYRQAADHMMEDGASPYQIDEAVRNFGYPMGPFQVSDLAGGDIGWATRKRKAATRDPQARYVQIADRICERGWFGQKTQRGYYLYPEGARTGVPDPEVLAIIDTERERAGIKPRAFTEEEIMRRYMAAMVNEGANVVLQRIALRPLDVDVTFLYGYGFPRHRGGPMKYADTVGLPKVLADIREFAKEDPIFWKPSPLLVELAERGADFASLNQN, from the coding sequence ATGGCCACCACAACTCCCGGCAATTCCACGTCTTCCACGTCTTCCGCTCCCGTCACCTACGCGCGTCAAGGCGAAGTGTTCGTGGTGACCATCGACAGCCCGCCCGTCAACGCCCTGGGCGTGGAGGTGCGCCGCGGACTCGTCGCGGCCATCGAGGCGGCCGAGGCCGACAGCGGCGCCGCCGCGGTGCTGATCGTCGGCGCGGGCCGCAACTTCATCGCGGGCGCGGACATCCGCGAGTTCGGCAAGACGCCGCAGCCGCCTTCGCTGCCCGAGGTGTGCCTGAAGATCGAGAATTGCACGAAGCCGGTGGTCGCCGCCGTTCATGGCGCAGCCCTCGGCGGCGGGCTCGAAGTGGCGCTGTCGGCGCACTACCGCCTGGCTTCCCCCACCGCCAAGCTGGGCCTGCCCGAAGTGGCGCTCGGCCTTTTGCCCGGCTCGGGCGGCACGCAGCGCGCACCGCGCCTGATCGGCGTGAAGCCCGCGCTCGAACTGATGCTGAGCGGCCGCCATGCGGGCGCGAAGGAAGCGCTGTCGCTCGGCCTCATCGACCGCCTCGGCACCGAAGCCGACGCGCGCGCCGAAGGCCTCGCCTATGCGAATGAACTCATCGCCGCCCAGGCCCCGGTGCGCCGCACGCGCGAAGCCGCCGGCTTGGCGGACACCGAAGCCAGCCGCGCCGCCCTCGAAGCCGCGCGCATCGACACCGCCAAGAAGAGCCGCGGCCTGTTCTCGCCGATGAAGATCATCGAAGCCGTCGAGGGCGCGCTCACGCTGCCTTTCGACGAAGGCATGGCGCTGGAGCGCAAGCTGTTCCTGCAGTGCATCGACAGTCCGCAGCGCGCCGGCCTGATCCACGCCTTCTTCGCCGAGCGCGAAGTGCTGAAGGCGCCCGAGACCAAGTCCGCCAGCTCGCGCAAGCTCGAATCCGCCGGCATCGTCGGCGGCGGCACCATGGGCGCGGGCATCGCGGTGGCCATGCTCGACGCGGGCCTGCCCGTGACCATGATCGAGCGCGACGAGCCCAGCCTCGCGCGCGGCCGCCAGCATGTCGAGAAGGTATACGACGGGCTCATCCAGAAGGGCCGCATGACGCCCGAGGCCAAGGCAGCGGTCATGGCGCGCTTCTCGGGCTCGACGAGCTACGACGCGCTCGCGCAGGCCGACATCGTGGTCGAAGCAGTGTTCGAGGACATGGGCGTGAAGAAGGCCGTGTTCGCCGAGCTCGACCGCGTGTGCAAGCGCGGCGCGGTGCTCGCCACCAACACCTCGTACCTCGACATCGACGAGATCGCCGCCAGCATCTCGCGTCCGCAGGACGTGGTGGGCCTGCACTTCTTCTCGCCGGCCAACATCATGAAGCTGCTCGAGATCGTGGTGCCCGCCAAGGTGAGTGCCGACGTGGTCGCCACCGGCTTCGAGCTGGCGAAGAAACTCAAGAAGGTGCCGGTGCGCGCCGGCGTGTGCGACGGCTTCATCGGCAACCGCATCCTCGCGGTGTACCGCCAGGCCGCCGACCACATGATGGAAGACGGCGCCTCGCCCTACCAGATCGACGAAGCGGTGCGCAACTTCGGCTACCCGATGGGCCCGTTCCAGGTGTCGGACCTCGCGGGCGGCGACATCGGCTGGGCCACGCGCAAGCGCAAGGCGGCCACGCGAGACCCGCAGGCGCGCTACGTGCAGATTGCCGACCGCATCTGCGAACGCGGCTGGTTCGGCCAGAAGACGCAGCGCGGCTACTACCTGTACCCCGAAGGCGCGCGCACCGGCGTGCCCGACCCCGAAGTGCTGGCGATCATCGACACCGAGCGCGAGCGCGCGGGCATCAAGCCGCGGGCCTTCACCGAAGAAGAAATCATGCGCCGCTACATGGCCGCGATGGTCAACGAAGGCGCCAACGTCGTGCTCCAGCGCATCGCGCTGCGCCCGCTCGACGTGGACGTGACCTTTCTCTACGGCTACGGCTTCCCGCGCCACCGCGGCGGCCCGATGAAGTACGCCGACACCGTGGGCCTGCCCAAGGTGCTGGCCGACATCCGCGAGTTCGCGAAGGAAGACCCGATCTTCTGGAAGCCTTCGCCGCTGCTGGTGGAGCTGGCCGAACGCGGCGCCGATTTCGCGAGCCTCAATCAAAACTGA
- a CDS encoding acetyl-CoA C-acyltransferase → MREAVIVSTARTPLTKAHRGEFNITPGPTLAAFAVKAAVERSGLDPALIEDAILGCGYPEGTTGRNIARQSIIRAGLPISIAGTTVNRFCASGLQAIAMAAGRIVVDGAPAMIAGGVESISQIRGRSPGDGGDLTLDPWIVEHKPALYMAMIETADIVARRYGISREAQDRFSAESQRKTEEAQLAGRYKDEIVACTTTISVTDKDTKEVTYREVTATEDNCNRRGTTYEALAKLKPVMGEDQFITAGNASQLSDGASACVLMEARDAERANVKPMGAFRGLAVAGCEPDEMGIGPVFAVPKLLARHGLKVEDIGLWELNEAFASQSIYCQDKLGIPSERLNVNGGAISIGHPFGMTGARLAGHALIEGKRRGAKYAVVTMCIAGGMGAAGLFEIY, encoded by the coding sequence ATGCGCGAAGCCGTCATCGTTTCCACCGCCCGCACCCCGCTCACCAAGGCGCACCGCGGCGAGTTCAACATCACCCCCGGCCCGACGCTCGCGGCCTTTGCGGTGAAGGCCGCGGTCGAGCGCTCGGGCCTCGACCCTGCGCTGATCGAGGACGCGATCCTCGGCTGCGGCTACCCCGAAGGCACCACCGGCCGCAACATCGCGCGCCAGAGCATCATCCGCGCCGGCCTGCCGATCTCGATTGCCGGCACCACGGTGAACCGCTTCTGCGCCTCGGGCCTGCAGGCGATTGCGATGGCCGCGGGCCGCATCGTGGTGGACGGCGCGCCGGCCATGATCGCGGGCGGCGTCGAAAGCATTTCGCAGATCCGCGGCCGCAGCCCCGGGGACGGCGGCGACCTCACGCTGGACCCGTGGATCGTCGAGCACAAGCCCGCGCTCTACATGGCGATGATCGAGACCGCCGACATCGTCGCCAGGCGCTACGGCATCAGCCGCGAGGCGCAAGACCGCTTCTCCGCCGAGAGCCAGCGCAAGACCGAAGAAGCCCAACTGGCCGGGCGATACAAGGACGAGATCGTCGCCTGCACCACCACGATATCCGTGACCGACAAGGACACGAAGGAAGTCACCTACCGCGAAGTCACCGCCACGGAAGACAACTGCAACCGCCGCGGCACGACCTACGAGGCGCTCGCCAAGCTCAAGCCGGTGATGGGCGAAGACCAGTTCATCACCGCCGGCAACGCCTCGCAGCTGTCCGACGGTGCCTCGGCCTGCGTGCTGATGGAAGCCAGGGACGCGGAACGCGCCAACGTCAAGCCGATGGGGGCCTTCCGCGGCCTCGCGGTGGCCGGCTGCGAACCCGACGAAATGGGCATCGGCCCCGTGTTCGCGGTGCCCAAGCTGCTCGCGCGCCACGGCCTCAAGGTCGAGGACATCGGCCTGTGGGAACTCAACGAGGCCTTCGCCTCGCAGTCGATCTATTGCCAGGACAAGCTGGGCATTCCGTCGGAGCGGCTCAACGTGAACGGCGGCGCGATCTCCATCGGCCATCCGTTCGGCATGACCGGCGCGCGCCTCGCGGGCCATGCGCTCATCGAGGGCAAGCGCCGCGGCGCGAAGTACGCGGTGGTCACGATGTGCATCGCTGGCGGCATGGGCGCGGCCGGCCTGTTCGAAATTTATTGA
- a CDS encoding acyl-CoA dehydrogenase family protein: protein MDLNFTPEEEAFRAEVRAFLADKLPARLSAKVSGGMILAKADMEEWLAILNERGWLANHWPEQYGGPGWTAVEKFIFEHECALAFAPRIVPFGVNMLGPVLIKYGNEAQKRHWLPRILDGTDWWCQGYSEPGAGSDLAAVKTSAVRGIDSEGDHYIVNGQKTWTTLGQHANMIFCLVRTNREAKKQEGISFLLIDMTSPGVEVRPIITLDGEHEVNEVFFSDVRVPAENLVGEENKGWTCAKYLLTYERTNIAGVGFSVAALEQLKGIAATQTKNGKPLAEDPAFAARMARVEIDLENMKTTNLRVIAAVAGGGVPGAESSMLKIRGTEIRQEISSLARRAMGVYGRPFVEEALHDGYDGESFGPGYASAAAARYFNNRKLSIFGGSNEIQKNIISKMILGL from the coding sequence ATGGACCTGAACTTCACTCCCGAAGAAGAAGCCTTCCGCGCCGAAGTGCGCGCCTTCCTCGCCGACAAGCTGCCCGCGCGCCTCTCGGCCAAGGTGAGCGGCGGCATGATCCTCGCCAAGGCCGACATGGAGGAATGGCTCGCCATCCTCAACGAGCGCGGCTGGCTCGCCAACCACTGGCCCGAGCAGTACGGCGGCCCAGGCTGGACGGCGGTGGAGAAGTTCATCTTCGAACATGAATGCGCGCTGGCCTTCGCGCCGCGCATCGTGCCTTTCGGCGTGAACATGCTGGGGCCGGTGCTCATCAAGTACGGCAACGAGGCGCAGAAGCGCCATTGGCTGCCGCGCATCCTCGACGGCACTGACTGGTGGTGCCAGGGCTATTCGGAACCCGGCGCGGGCTCCGACCTCGCGGCGGTGAAGACCTCGGCCGTGCGCGGCATCGACTCCGAGGGCGACCACTACATCGTGAACGGCCAGAAGACCTGGACCACGCTGGGCCAGCACGCCAACATGATCTTTTGCCTGGTGCGCACCAACCGCGAAGCGAAGAAGCAGGAGGGCATCAGCTTCCTCCTGATCGACATGACCTCGCCCGGTGTGGAAGTGCGCCCGATCATCACGCTCGACGGCGAGCATGAGGTGAACGAGGTGTTCTTCTCGGACGTGCGCGTGCCGGCCGAAAACCTCGTCGGTGAAGAGAACAAGGGCTGGACCTGCGCCAAGTACCTCTTGACCTACGAACGCACCAACATCGCGGGCGTGGGCTTCTCGGTGGCGGCGCTCGAACAGCTCAAGGGCATCGCGGCCACGCAGACGAAGAACGGCAAGCCGCTGGCAGAAGACCCGGCGTTCGCGGCACGCATGGCGCGCGTGGAGATCGACCTGGAGAACATGAAGACGACCAACCTGCGGGTGATCGCTGCCGTGGCCGGCGGCGGCGTGCCGGGCGCGGAGAGTTCGATGCTGAAGATTCGCGGCACCGAGATTCGGCAAGAGATCTCGTCGCTGGCACGCCGTGCGATGGGAGTCTACGGGCGGCCTTTCGTCGAGGAAGCGCTGCACGACGGCTACGACGGCGAGAGCTTCGGCCCCGGCTATGCATCGGCCGCGGCCGCGCGCTACTTCAACAACCGCAAGCTGTCGATTTTCGGCGGCTCCAATGAAATCCAGAAGAACATCATCTCCAAGATGATCCTGGGCCTGTAA